One segment of Burkholderia multivorans ATCC BAA-247 DNA contains the following:
- the thiL gene encoding thiamine-phosphate kinase, whose product MPDALSEFSLIDRFFARRAARGARASTLGIGDDCALIAPRSGKLLAISTDMLVEGRHFFPDVAPEALGHKTLAVNLSDLAAMGAEPRAFTLACALPRADAAWLEAFSNGLFALAERYGCELIGGDTTSGPLNLCVTVFGEVAPDAALRRDAARDGDDVWVSGTLGDARAGLGVARGEWAAGADAAAAFREALERPEPRVALGVALAGVAHAALDISDGLAGDLQHILTRSNVCADIDADAVPRSAALATLPADVQRRCTLAGGDDYELCFTAPASARAAVAAAGAKAGVAVTRIGTIRALSAPSERPAIAWHDAAGAPLALTLHGFDHFHAD is encoded by the coding sequence GTGCCAGACGCCCTGTCCGAGTTTTCGCTGATCGATCGCTTCTTCGCGCGCCGCGCGGCCCGCGGCGCACGCGCGTCGACCCTCGGCATCGGCGACGATTGCGCGCTGATCGCGCCGCGTTCCGGAAAATTGCTGGCCATTTCGACGGATATGCTCGTCGAGGGCCGGCACTTCTTCCCGGACGTCGCGCCCGAGGCGCTCGGCCACAAGACGCTCGCGGTCAATTTGTCGGACCTGGCGGCGATGGGCGCCGAGCCGCGCGCGTTCACGCTCGCGTGCGCGCTGCCGCGCGCCGATGCCGCATGGCTCGAAGCATTCAGCAACGGGCTGTTCGCGCTGGCCGAGCGCTACGGCTGCGAGCTGATCGGCGGCGACACGACGAGCGGGCCGTTGAATCTGTGCGTGACCGTGTTCGGCGAAGTCGCGCCCGACGCCGCGCTGCGCCGCGACGCCGCGCGCGACGGCGACGACGTCTGGGTGTCGGGCACGCTCGGCGATGCACGCGCCGGGCTCGGTGTCGCGCGCGGCGAATGGGCGGCCGGCGCCGACGCGGCGGCCGCGTTCCGGGAGGCGCTCGAGCGGCCCGAGCCGCGCGTCGCGCTCGGCGTCGCACTCGCCGGCGTCGCCCATGCGGCGCTCGACATTTCAGACGGCCTCGCCGGCGATCTGCAGCACATCCTGACGCGCTCGAACGTGTGCGCCGACATCGACGCCGACGCGGTGCCGCGCTCGGCCGCGCTCGCGACGCTGCCGGCCGACGTGCAGCGTCGCTGCACGCTCGCGGGCGGCGACGACTACGAGCTCTGCTTCACCGCGCCCGCGTCCGCCCGCGCGGCCGTCGCGGCGGCCGGCGCGAAGGCGGGCGTCGCGGTCACGCGTATCGGTACAATACGCGCGTTGTCCGCACCGTCGGAGCGCCCCGCGATCGCGTGGCACGACGCCGCCGGCGCGCCTCTCGCCCTCACGTTGCACGGCTTCGACCATTTCCATGCAGACTGA
- a CDS encoding CinA family protein — translation MPTDSVVHQLAIRAGNKLRDEHLMLATAESCTGGLIAAAITDISGSSQWFERGFVTYSNQAKSEMIGVPPDLIEKHGAVSEPVARAMAEGALRNSRAQVALSVTGIAGPAGGSEKKPVGTVSFAWSNRLHTDVETLVFKGDREQIRTQAAAHALRGLLKLLDEREG, via the coding sequence ATGCCTACCGATTCCGTCGTCCATCAGCTTGCGATCCGCGCAGGCAACAAGCTGCGTGACGAGCACCTGATGCTCGCCACCGCCGAATCCTGCACCGGCGGCCTGATCGCCGCGGCCATCACCGACATCTCCGGCAGCAGCCAGTGGTTCGAGCGCGGCTTCGTCACATATTCGAATCAGGCCAAAAGCGAGATGATCGGCGTGCCGCCCGATCTGATCGAGAAGCACGGCGCGGTCAGCGAGCCGGTCGCGCGCGCGATGGCCGAAGGCGCGCTGCGCAACAGCCGCGCGCAGGTCGCGCTGTCCGTCACCGGCATTGCGGGCCCCGCAGGCGGCAGCGAGAAAAAACCGGTCGGCACCGTGTCGTTCGCATGGAGCAACCGGCTTCATACCGACGTCGAAACGCTCGTATTCAAGGGCGATCGCGAGCAGATCCGCACGCAGGCGGCCGCGCATGCGCTGCGCGGGCTGCTGAAGCTGCTCGACGAACGCGAGGGCTGA
- a CDS encoding NADP-dependent malic enzyme, whose translation MPSNSHSNPHVTRHMSTQASSKAKLREAALDYHEFPTPGKVAIAPTKQMINQRDLALAYSPGVAFACEEIVENPLNAARFTARSNLVGVVTNGTAVLGLGNIGPLASKPVMEGKAVLFKKFAGIDVFDIELNESDPHKLVDVIAALEPTFGGINLEDIKAPDCFIVEREARKRMKIPVFHDDQHGTAIVVAAAVTNGLKVVGKDIKKVKLVASGAGAAALACLDLLVDIGLPIENITVTDLAGVVYKGRTELMDPDKERFARETDARTLAEVIDGADIFLGLSAAGVLKQEMVKGMAERPLILALANPTPEILPEVALEVRPDAVLATGRTDYPNQVNNVLCFPFIFRGALDVGATTITREMEIAAVNAIAELAQQEQSDIVATAYGIQDLSFGPEYLIPKPFDPRLIVKIAPAVAQAAMDGGVATRPIEDMEAYKQHLQQFVYHSGTTMKPIFQIARAAPEEKKRVVFAEGEEERVLRAVQIIVDEKLAKPVLIGRPAVIEHRIQRYGLRLTPGTDFTVVNTEHDERYRDFWQTYYKMMARKGISEQLARVEMRRRTTLIGSMLVKKGEADGMICGTISTTHRHLHFIDQVIGKRPGCSVYAAMNGLVLPGRQIFLVDTHVNVDPTPEQLAEITIMAAEEVRRFGIEPKVALLSHSNFGTSNAPSAQKMRDTLAILKERAPELTVDGEMHGDVALDAALRKEILPESTLEGDANLLVLPNIDAANIAYNLLKTAAGNNIAIGPILLGAAQPVHVLTESATVRRIVNMAALLVADVNAAR comes from the coding sequence ATGCCGTCGAACAGTCATTCTAATCCGCACGTCACCAGACACATGTCCACCCAAGCCTCCTCCAAAGCCAAGCTCCGCGAAGCCGCCCTCGACTACCACGAATTCCCGACGCCGGGCAAAGTCGCCATCGCCCCGACCAAGCAGATGATCAACCAGCGCGACCTCGCGCTCGCGTATTCGCCGGGCGTTGCGTTCGCATGCGAGGAGATCGTCGAGAATCCGCTGAACGCCGCGCGCTTCACCGCGCGCAGCAACCTGGTCGGCGTCGTCACCAACGGCACCGCGGTGCTCGGGCTCGGCAACATCGGCCCGCTCGCGTCGAAGCCGGTGATGGAAGGCAAGGCCGTGCTGTTCAAGAAGTTCGCCGGCATCGACGTGTTCGACATCGAGCTGAACGAGTCCGATCCGCACAAGCTGGTCGACGTGATCGCCGCCCTCGAACCGACGTTCGGCGGCATCAACCTCGAGGACATCAAGGCGCCCGACTGCTTCATCGTCGAGCGCGAAGCGCGCAAGCGCATGAAGATTCCGGTGTTCCACGACGACCAGCACGGCACCGCGATCGTCGTGGCCGCGGCCGTCACGAACGGGCTGAAGGTCGTCGGCAAGGACATCAAGAAGGTCAAGCTCGTCGCGTCGGGCGCCGGCGCCGCCGCACTCGCGTGCCTGGACCTGCTCGTCGACATCGGCCTGCCGATCGAGAACATCACGGTGACCGACCTCGCCGGCGTCGTCTACAAGGGCCGTACCGAGCTGATGGATCCGGACAAGGAGCGTTTCGCGCGCGAAACCGACGCGCGCACGCTCGCGGAAGTGATCGACGGCGCGGACATCTTCCTGGGCCTGTCGGCTGCCGGCGTGCTGAAGCAGGAGATGGTGAAGGGAATGGCCGAGCGCCCGCTGATTCTCGCGCTCGCGAACCCGACGCCGGAAATCCTGCCGGAAGTCGCGCTCGAAGTGCGCCCCGACGCCGTGCTCGCGACGGGCCGCACCGACTACCCGAACCAGGTCAACAACGTGCTGTGCTTCCCGTTCATCTTCCGCGGCGCGCTCGACGTCGGCGCGACGACGATCACGCGGGAAATGGAAATCGCGGCCGTCAACGCGATCGCCGAGCTCGCGCAGCAGGAGCAGAGCGACATCGTCGCGACCGCATACGGCATCCAGGATCTGTCGTTCGGGCCCGAATACCTGATTCCGAAGCCGTTCGACCCGCGCCTGATCGTGAAGATCGCGCCGGCCGTCGCGCAGGCCGCGATGGACGGCGGCGTCGCGACGCGTCCGATCGAGGACATGGAAGCGTACAAGCAGCATCTGCAGCAGTTCGTCTATCACAGCGGCACGACGATGAAGCCGATCTTCCAGATCGCGCGTGCGGCGCCGGAAGAGAAGAAACGCGTCGTGTTCGCGGAAGGCGAAGAAGAGCGCGTGTTGCGTGCCGTTCAGATCATCGTCGACGAAAAGCTCGCGAAGCCGGTCCTGATCGGCCGCCCGGCCGTGATCGAACACCGCATCCAGCGCTACGGGCTGCGTCTGACGCCGGGCACCGACTTCACGGTCGTGAACACCGAGCACGACGAGCGCTACCGCGACTTCTGGCAGACCTACTACAAAATGATGGCGCGCAAGGGCATCAGCGAACAGCTCGCGCGCGTCGAAATGCGCCGCCGCACGACGCTAATCGGCTCGATGCTCGTGAAGAAGGGCGAAGCGGACGGGATGATCTGCGGCACGATCAGCACGACGCACCGTCATCTGCACTTCATCGACCAGGTGATCGGCAAGCGGCCCGGCTGCAGCGTCTACGCGGCGATGAACGGCCTCGTGCTGCCCGGCCGCCAGATCTTCCTCGTCGATACGCACGTGAACGTCGACCCGACGCCGGAGCAACTCGCCGAGATCACGATCATGGCCGCGGAAGAAGTGCGCCGCTTCGGCATCGAGCCGAAGGTCGCACTGCTGTCGCACTCGAACTTCGGTACGAGCAACGCGCCGTCCGCGCAGAAGATGCGCGATACGCTCGCGATCCTGAAGGAACGTGCACCGGAACTGACCGTCGACGGCGAAATGCACGGCGATGTCGCGCTCGACGCGGCGCTGCGCAAGGAAATCCTGCCGGAATCGACGCTCGAAGGCGACGCGAACCTGCTGGTGCTGCCGAACATCGATGCTGCGAACATCGCGTACAACCTGCTGAAGACGGCAGCCGGCAACAACATCGCGATCGGCCCGATCCTGCTCGGCGCCGCGCAGCCGGTGCACGTGCTGACCGAATCGGCGACCGTGCGCCGGATCGTGAACATGGCGGCGCTGCTCGTCGCGGATGTGAACGCCGCGCGCTGA
- a CDS encoding barstar family protein, translated as MSDSIYAHDTAAAELFAAGDGNLFQRVMQLRATAQAGAAPVQQESADPGLSSNEEPMSLFTTVRPNLVQSIRAFRVQDLADEAARLGQHFLYAYCGAAQSKQEVMETIATSFLFPKHFGKNYDALYDCLTDLVAKAGAQPGFVIVLEGLPIAQKFDKEGRETLLDVFREAAEFWAERKVAFRVFYSFA; from the coding sequence ATGAGCGACTCCATCTACGCGCACGATACGGCGGCGGCGGAACTGTTCGCGGCCGGCGACGGCAATCTGTTTCAGCGCGTCATGCAACTGCGCGCGACGGCACAGGCCGGCGCCGCGCCGGTCCAACAGGAATCTGCCGATCCGGGGCTTTCATCGAACGAGGAGCCTATGAGCCTTTTCACGACCGTGCGACCCAATCTCGTGCAGTCGATCCGCGCATTTCGCGTTCAGGATCTCGCCGACGAAGCCGCCCGGCTCGGCCAGCATTTCCTCTATGCGTATTGCGGCGCCGCGCAGTCGAAGCAGGAAGTGATGGAGACGATCGCGACGTCGTTCCTGTTCCCGAAGCACTTCGGCAAGAATTACGACGCGCTGTACGACTGCCTGACCGACCTCGTCGCCAAGGCCGGTGCGCAGCCGGGCTTCGTGATCGTGCTCGAAGGGCTGCCGATCGCACAGAAATTCGACAAGGAAGGGCGCGAAACGCTGCTCGACGTCTTCCGCGAGGCCGCCGAGTTCTGGGCCGAGCGCAAGGTCGCGTTCCGCGTGTTCTATTCGTTCGCATAA
- a CDS encoding ribonuclease, whose product MARKWLRNGALASVFAMFAMGIVGTPTGSLVSAAYARQTVSADVAAGGFDTIPTARLPREAVTTLGLIAAGGPYPYDKDGIVFGNRERILPKAKRGYYHEYTVPTPRARNRGARRIVCGGPLRRIDNCYYTDDHYNSFKRIVE is encoded by the coding sequence ATGGCACGCAAGTGGCTCCGCAACGGCGCGCTCGCGTCCGTCTTCGCGATGTTCGCGATGGGTATCGTCGGCACGCCGACGGGCAGTCTGGTTTCCGCCGCCTACGCACGGCAGACCGTTTCGGCCGATGTGGCCGCCGGCGGGTTCGATACGATCCCGACCGCCCGTCTGCCGCGCGAGGCCGTGACCACGCTCGGCCTGATCGCTGCGGGCGGTCCCTATCCGTACGATAAAGACGGCATCGTGTTCGGCAACCGTGAGCGGATCCTGCCGAAGGCGAAGCGCGGCTACTACCACGAGTACACGGTGCCGACGCCGCGCGCGCGCAATCGCGGCGCGCGCCGGATCGTCTGCGGCGGGCCATTGCGGCGGATCGACAACTGTTATTACACGGACGACCACTACAACAGTTTTAAACGTATTGTTGAATGA
- the speE gene encoding polyamine aminopropyltransferase, translating to MSTTLLFHPTPDATYGFPNARRLARVASAHQQIEVWETAQLGRLFTLDGRPMTSVGDEYVYHECMTHPAALAHPAPKKALVLGGGDGGAARQLLKHACIERIVVAELDDEVVGMARRYLDDVHQGALDDPRVELVIGDAAHFVESTVEHFDLVVFDLTPPDSPAAGLYTRAFYARLKRILTPRGAVSMHLGSPLFHAARIAALLEDLRASFAVVDPLSAHVPLYGSQWLMAIASDTLDAAALFAHDIDERLAARRIEGLRYYDARLHAALFALPRALRDTLGARR from the coding sequence GTGAGCACGACCCTCCTCTTTCATCCGACACCCGACGCCACCTACGGCTTTCCGAATGCGCGCCGCCTTGCGCGCGTCGCGTCCGCGCACCAGCAGATCGAAGTCTGGGAAACCGCGCAGCTCGGCCGGCTGTTCACGCTCGACGGGCGGCCGATGACGTCCGTCGGCGACGAGTACGTCTACCACGAGTGCATGACGCATCCGGCCGCGCTCGCGCACCCGGCGCCGAAAAAGGCGCTCGTGCTCGGCGGCGGCGACGGCGGCGCCGCGCGCCAGCTGCTCAAGCATGCATGCATCGAACGGATCGTCGTCGCCGAGCTCGACGACGAAGTCGTCGGCATGGCGCGCCGCTATCTCGACGACGTCCATCAGGGCGCGCTGGACGACCCGCGCGTCGAACTCGTGATCGGCGATGCCGCCCATTTCGTCGAATCGACGGTCGAGCATTTCGATCTCGTCGTGTTCGATCTGACGCCGCCCGATTCGCCGGCCGCCGGCCTCTATACGCGCGCGTTCTACGCACGGCTCAAGCGCATCCTGACGCCGCGCGGCGCGGTGTCGATGCATCTCGGCTCGCCGCTGTTCCATGCCGCGCGGATCGCCGCGCTGCTCGAGGATCTGCGCGCGAGCTTCGCGGTCGTCGATCCGCTCTCCGCGCACGTGCCGCTGTACGGCTCGCAATGGCTGATGGCGATTGCGAGCGACACGCTCGACGCGGCCGCGCTGTTCGCGCACGACATCGACGAACGGCTCGCCGCGCGCCGCATCGAAGGCCTGCGCTACTACGATGCGCGGCTGCATGCGGCCCTTTTTGCGCTGCCGCGCGCGCTGCGCGATACACTGGGCGCTCGCCGCTGA
- a CDS encoding phosphatidylglycerophosphatase A, with product MQTDPTPAPQAAPDTGTAPRAPQRASARFMLSHPAHIVSLGFGSGLAPFMPGTFGSLFGWLAFVALNRYLTVPEWWLLIALAFVAGIAITGFTARRMGVADPGAVVWDEIVAIWLVMLFVTPATFVGQLWAFVVFRFFDMVKPPPIRHFDRRLSGGLGIMVDDLVAAFMTLLVIALWRSLVG from the coding sequence ATGCAGACTGATCCGACGCCCGCGCCGCAAGCCGCGCCCGACACCGGCACGGCGCCCCGCGCGCCGCAGCGCGCGAGCGCGCGCTTCATGCTGTCGCATCCCGCGCACATCGTGTCGCTCGGCTTCGGCAGCGGTCTCGCGCCGTTCATGCCCGGCACGTTCGGCTCGCTGTTCGGCTGGCTCGCGTTCGTCGCGCTGAACCGCTATCTGACCGTGCCCGAATGGTGGTTGCTGATCGCGCTCGCGTTCGTCGCGGGCATTGCGATCACGGGCTTCACCGCGCGCAGAATGGGCGTCGCCGATCCGGGCGCCGTCGTCTGGGACGAGATCGTCGCGATCTGGCTCGTGATGCTGTTCGTCACGCCGGCGACGTTCGTCGGCCAGCTGTGGGCGTTCGTCGTGTTCCGCTTCTTCGACATGGTGAAGCCGCCGCCGATCCGCCATTTCGACCGTCGCCTGAGCGGCGGGCTCGGCATCATGGTCGACGATCTGGTCGCCGCGTTCATGACGCTGCTCGTGATCGCGCTGTGGCGCTCGCTCGTCGGCTGA
- a CDS encoding 16S rRNA (uracil(1498)-N(3))-methyltransferase: MSEASTTAAVPRFFVDTALRADATLALPADVARHAQVLRLQPGDPLALFDGTGGQYRARLVEIDKRGALAQIDAFDPAEAEPPYRVTLAQGIAGGDKMDWVIEKAVELGVAAVVPLSTARGVVKLSGERAEKRVAHWRGVVRASCEQCGRNRVPDVAAVRAFAAWLDGLAPAPVDGELRLLLSPRASIPFASLPDAPPAAPVTLLIGPEGGLSPEEEAAARARGFTALSLGPRVLRTETAGAAVLAALAARWGGW, encoded by the coding sequence ATGAGCGAAGCCAGCACGACCGCGGCCGTGCCGCGCTTTTTCGTCGACACCGCGTTGCGCGCGGACGCGACGCTCGCGCTGCCCGCCGACGTCGCGCGCCACGCGCAGGTACTGCGGCTGCAGCCCGGCGATCCGCTCGCGCTGTTCGACGGCACGGGCGGCCAGTATCGCGCGCGGCTCGTCGAGATCGACAAGCGCGGTGCGCTCGCGCAAATCGACGCCTTCGATCCCGCCGAAGCCGAGCCGCCGTACCGCGTGACGCTCGCGCAGGGCATCGCGGGCGGCGACAAGATGGACTGGGTGATCGAGAAGGCAGTCGAACTCGGTGTCGCGGCCGTCGTGCCGCTGTCGACGGCCCGCGGCGTCGTGAAGCTGTCCGGCGAGCGCGCGGAAAAGCGCGTCGCGCACTGGCGCGGTGTCGTGCGCGCGTCGTGCGAACAGTGCGGCCGCAACCGCGTGCCCGACGTCGCTGCGGTGCGCGCATTCGCCGCATGGCTCGACGGCCTGGCGCCGGCGCCCGTCGACGGCGAGCTGCGGCTGCTGCTGTCGCCGCGTGCGAGCATCCCGTTCGCGTCGCTGCCCGACGCGCCGCCCGCGGCGCCGGTCACGCTGTTGATCGGGCCCGAAGGCGGCCTCTCGCCGGAGGAGGAAGCGGCCGCGCGGGCACGCGGCTTCACGGCGCTGTCGCTCGGCCCGCGCGTGCTGCGCACCGAGACGGCCGGCGCGGCCGTCCTGGCCGCCCTCGCCGCGCGCTGGGGCGGCTGGTAA
- a CDS encoding VOC family protein: MTDPRPADVPWLTPYLTVRNARASIDFFTAAFGFALRDVLDEDGAIMHVEMVYRGQLIVMFAPEGAFGSTARTPKSANAIAPQSFYLYVDDVDATWQRALDAGAKSLTAPQDQFWGDRFAQIEDLDGYRWALARRLEA; this comes from the coding sequence ATGACCGATCCACGTCCGGCCGACGTGCCTTGGTTGACGCCTTACCTGACCGTGCGCAATGCGCGCGCGTCGATCGATTTCTTCACGGCCGCATTCGGCTTCGCGCTGCGCGACGTGCTCGACGAGGACGGCGCGATCATGCACGTCGAGATGGTCTATCGCGGCCAGCTGATCGTGATGTTCGCGCCCGAGGGCGCGTTCGGCTCGACCGCGCGCACGCCGAAAAGCGCGAACGCGATCGCGCCGCAGTCGTTCTATCTGTACGTCGACGACGTCGATGCGACGTGGCAGCGCGCGCTCGACGCGGGCGCGAAGTCGCTGACCGCGCCGCAGGACCAGTTCTGGGGCGACCGGTTCGCGCAGATCGAGGATCTCGACGGCTACCGCTGGGCGCTCGCGCGCCGGCTCGAAGCATGA